The DNA region ATACCGACAAGTAAATGCCTTGGAACAAGTTGCCCAGGAACAGAATAAGAAAATCGATGCCGGTACCCGCCGACAAATCATTGCCACCGCCGGGCAACTCTGGAATAAAACCAAGAGTGACCTGACCTTGGCGCAAACAACCTACCAACGCATCCTGACACTGTACAAAGACAGTGTTGTCACCTCGCAACGAAAGGACGAAGTAGAAGCCATGTACCGTGCCGCACAAGCCGCCGAACGTGCCGCCTACGAACAATATCAGATGGCAGTAGACGGTGCGCAAAGCGAGGACCGTGCATCGGCACGAAGCATGGTAGATGCAGCGCGAAGCACGGTGGATGAAGTTTCCGCCCTCCTTGTCGATTCACGCCTGACAGCGCCGGAAGACGGACAGATTGCAACCATATTTCCTAAACGCGGAGAGCTTGTGGCACCGGGTACCCCTATTATGAATCTTGTCGTTATGAACGACGCACATGTTGTACTCAATATACGCGAAGATTTGATGCCCCAATTCAAAATGGACGGTACATTCCGTGCGGAAGTTCCGGCTATCGGCAAAAAAGATGTGGAATTCCGTATTTATTATATCAGTCCGTTGGGTAGTTTTGCCACCTGGAAATCAACCAAACAGACAGGAAGCTATGACATGCAGACATTTGAGATACACGCCCGTCCTACCCAAAAAGTAGAAGGATTGCGTCCGGGAATGTCAGTGCTATTGACCATAGATGATTAATATGTGTAATCATTGAAATAACTTTGTAAATGATGAAATATCCATTATATAACGTACTCTGCCGCGAACTTCGTCGCATGACTTCCCGCCGACTTTATTTCGGGGTATGTCTCGTGCTGCCCCTGTTCTGCCTGTTCTTCATGGCAACCATTTTCGGCAGCGGACAAATGGAGAATATCCCCATCGGCATTGTCGACCAGGATAACACCGCCACATCCCGGCAAATAGTACGAAACATCTCCGCTGTACCAACCTTCAAAGTAACCCGGCACTTCACCGATGAAACAGCCGCCCGACAAGCCGTGCAACGGAAAGAAATCTATGGTTACTTGTCCATCCCCACGGGCTTTACCCAACGGGCTACGACAGGAATGGATGCCACACTCTCTTATTATTATCATTATGCCCTTCTTTCCGTAGGTAGTGAACTGATGGCAGCTTTTGAAACGGCACTGGCACCTGTCGCCCTCTCTCCCATTGCTATGGAAGCCGTCTCTTTGGGAGTCAGCCAGGAGCAAATCATCACATTTCTCCTACCCATGCAATCTAGTATGCACCCTCTTTATAACCCTGACCTCGATTACTCCATTTATCTGAGCCAGCCTTTCTTCTATGTCTTGTTCCAGATACTTGTTCTATTGATAACGGTTTATATCATAGGTAGTGAATTGAAATTCCATACGGCACAGGAGTGGCTGACAACAGCGCGGGGAAATATCCTCACAGCAGTTGTCGGGAAGTTACTGCCTTATACTTTCATCTTCTCCGTAATCGGTATTTTGGCTAACTATATTCTATATGGTGTACTGCACATCCCCTTCCATGGAAGTCTGCTGATGATGAACCTTATGACAATACTCTTTATTATTGCCACACAGGCACTTGCCGTGTTCATCTTCTCTATTTTTCCACGGATAGCTTATATCATCAGTATTGTATCCATGGTCGGTTCACTTGGTGCCACTCTCTCCGGAGTCACTTTCCCGGTGACGAGTATGTACCCTCCTGTACATGCGGCATCCTACCTGTTTCCTGTCCGTCATTTCACGGAAATAGCACAATCCATGCTCTATTTTGATTCGGGATTCGGGTATTACTGGCAATCGGCAGCCATACTTTGGCTTTTTCCGTTGGTGGCGCTACTGATACTACCCAGATTGAAACATTGGATTCTGAAGGATAAGGAAGAACTTAGTATTTGTGAGAATGAAACACCGCTTCCCCGCATACACAATACTTCTCACAACTCAATAGCAACTGTCATTTTCCGCGAATGGCGCTCCATCAGCACCAATGCGGCTATACTATTAGTACTAATGGGAGGCATCTTCGCTTACGGACTTTTATATAACTTGATGTATGCTCCCAACCTTGTGCGGAAAACACCGGTTGCCATCGTCGACAATTCCCATTCCGCCCTCAGCCGCGAATATATCCGTCTGCTCAATGCCACTCCACAAGCATCGGTCTATGCACTGACTCCAAACTATCTTGAAGCAAAAGAATGGCTGAAACAGAGTAAAGTAGATGGTATTCTCTACCTCCCCGCCGACTTTGACGCCCGCGTCGGTCGCGGTGAACAATCAGTCTTTACCGTTTATGCCTCCACGGATGCTTTCTTGAATTTTAAGAATCTGCAAGAAGCCTCTTCCCGTGTGATGCTTGCCGTAAACGATGCGCACCGTGCAGAAGGCGCTGTATTCCTGCCTCCTCAGGGACTGCTGGCAGTAGCCTCATCGGCACCTGTAAACGTATCGGGTACAGCCTTATATAATTATACCGAAGGATACGGTTCATACCTCATCCCCGCTGTTATGATTATCATTATTTTTCAGACACTGCTGATGGTGATAGGAATGGTGACAGGAGAAGAGGCGGAACGAAAGCGTTTACCTACCACCTCCCCCTACGGGTACTTACCCCCTCTTAACTCCCCCGTTAGTCGGGGGAGAACAACCTCTCGGAAGGAGGAGAATTCTGATAGTTCCGCCTGGCGACAAGCATTATATAATGTTTCCGGAAGAACTTTCGTTTACGTTATGCTTTACTTCATCTTTGCCTTATTCCTGTTAGGCTTGCTTCCCCACTTTTTCAGTATTCCCAATATAGGAAATGGCAGGAATATTATTACAATGATGATTCCTTTTCTGCTAGGTACAAGTTTCTTTGGGTTGGCGGCATCACGCTACTTCACCGACTCTGAAGCTCCCCTGCTGATGATTGCCTTCTTCTCCGTAGGATATATTTTCCTGTCCGGAGTTTCCTACCCGCTTGAACTGATGCCATGGTACTGGCAGGCAGCACACTATGTAGTTCCAGCAGCCCCTGCCGTGTTGGCCTTCGTCAAATTGAATTCAATGGGAGGAACCCTAGCGGATATTCGTCCGGAAATGATAACGCTGTGGATACAAGTTATAGTATATTTCCTGTTGAGTCTGTGGGTCTTCAAAAAGAAGGTATTCTATTTCAGGCATTAAGTCTGTTTTCTCTTTCTCTTATAAGCAAACGCTTGCCATCGTTCTTCATCCCATCCTTGTCGCTGCATCTCCATGCGTGCCATGACAAAAAAAAGGTCAGAAAGACGATTGATAAAGCGCAGGATATCTTCCGGTACAGAGTCTTCCCGATTCAGAGTCCAAAGCCGTCGTTCGGCACGACGTGCCACGGCACGGGCAAATTGCAATTGCGCTGAAATCTGCGTCCCCCCCGGCAAGAGGAAATAGCCATTATCTTCCAACCGGAGCATCATGACGTCCATAGCCTGTTCGCACTGCACAGTCATTTCTGCCGCATGCAGTGGGTTCGGATTACCACTCCCCGGGCGCTCAGGATCTGCATCCCGCAATGCGGAAGGAGTAGCAACGTGGCTCATCACTACCATTAACTCACGTTGTATATCATGTAACAATTCCTGCCAAACATCATCTACCGGCAGCAACGACCTGACAATGCCTATTACAGTGTTCAATTCATCAATACAACCGTTAGCTTCTATACGGATATCATCCTTCGGAACACGTTCTCCACCATGGATGCCTGTCATTCCCTTATCTCCCGTTCTGGTATAAATCTTTCTCATGACACTAAAATTTCAGAATAAAACCGGATCTCCCGGGGCCGATTCAAACAGTCCCATGAATCCTGTTTCGCCCCAATATAAATGCGTATAACTTGCAATCAGATTCTTATAGTGATAGACCGGTGTATTCACCGGCTGTCCCTTGGCATTATATACCTGCGCTGCCGAAGTCAGTTCCTCATCCGCTTCAACGACTTGCGAGTAATGGAACTCATGCCCACGTATCCTCATACCTCTCAATTCAAAGCTCCTATATCCCAGTGACAGTCGCATATCACCCTTAAATGCGGACACCTTGACGGGCAGTACATCCGCCATATTGTACTCCATACGGGTATCAGTACCTGTTATCAAAACAGATGTAAGATACATCATCCCCCCACACTCTGCCAGTGTATATCCACCTCGCTCTATATAGTCTTTGATGGAGTTCATCACATTCGTTGCCGCACTCAGTTGCCTGACACGGTTCTCCGGATAACCTCCGGGCAGGTAGAGCACCTCCACATCATCCGGTAGTACAACGCTATTATCCTCCGGATCAAAATAAGTAACTTTCCCCAAGCCATTCAACCACTCCAGATGCTCTGCATAAATAAATGAAAAACTCTCCTCATTGCGGGCAATCCATATATTCATATTGGCAAGTGGTCTCTTTCTTCTCTCCGGTTTATCAGGAACATTCACACTTCGTCTTGTCACCTCCAGCAATAACTCAATATCCAGTTGATGTTCCAGTTCTTTCATCATTGTTTGGGTGATACTTCCTTTCTCTTTCCGGCTAAAGTCCAGCCCCAAATGACGACTTTCTTCTTTCAGCACATCATACTTCCGCAAACACCCGAAACAAAGAATATTCAGATCTTCGCAGATTTCACGCAGCATCTCTTCATGCCGGTCACCGCCCACTTGGTTGAAAATGACACCTGCCACCTCCACTTGCGGATCAAAATCCATATACCCTTTTATCATTGCCGCCAATGAGTAAGCCGCCGCCTTAGCACTTACCACCAGCACCACAGGCAGACGAAGTACCTTTGCTATCTCAGCCGACGAGCCTTTATTACGGTCATATCCGTCAAACATCCCCATCATGCCTTCTACAATACAGACATCCGCATCTACTGTGTGATGATTGTATACCTTACGTACATGATGCCCGGAAGCCATAAAAAGGTCCAGATTGTAAGACGGAATTCCGCAAGCTTTTTCATGATACTTCGTGTCGATATAATCCGGTCCGCACTTATAGGGCTGTACACGTAGTTTTTTCTGCGTCAATAACGTCATCAGCAATCGGCTGACAGTGGTTTTTCCAGTGCCCGAAGTAGGCGCCGCTATCAGAAATTGGGGAATATTTCTTATCATACCGCACAGATTTATTTCCCGCAAAGGTAGTATATATTCCCTAAAACTCTTACCTTAGCTGCCCAAATAAAAGTAAATTACTATGATTACTGAAGAACTCAAGAAATTATATTGTACGTATACCGGACACGAACCGGAAGCTATTGAAGAACTTCCTTCATCCGGCTCCAACCGCCGTTACTTCCGCCTTACAGGCCCCCCTACCCTTATCGGTGTCAGCGGGACTTCCCTCGAAGAGAATCAGGCTTTCCTCTATATGGCAGACCACTTCCGCAAGAAAGGACTGCCCGTGCCACAAGTCGTAGCAAAGAGTGATAACGATGCATTTTATCTGCAGGAAGACCTGGGAGACACTCTCCTGTTCAATGCCATCGAAAAAGGGCGCAAGACCAGTGTCTTTGATGAAGAAGAAAAGCAGCTTCTGCGTAAGACAATGCGCCTGTTGCCAGCCGTACAGTTCTCCGGTGCAGACGGAATGGATTTCTCATATTGCTACCCACAGTCGGAATTCAACAGCCGCAGTATCTTATGGGACTTGAATTACTTCAAATACTGTTTTCTGAAAGCTACCGGAATGGAATTTCAGGAAGACCGCCTGGAAGATGATTTCCAGAAAATGGCAGACGTGTTGATGCGCAGTAGTTCGGCTACATTCATGTATCGTGATTTCCAGAGCCGGAATGTTATGATTAAAGAAGGTGAACCATGGCTCATCGACTTCCAGGGCGGACGCAAGGGACCTGTTTATTATGACGTGGCTTCCTTCCTGTGGCAAGCTAAAGCCAATTATCCCGAGAGTCTGCGCAAAGAGCTTTTAAAGGAATATCTGGACTCCCTGTGCAAATACCAACCTGTGGACGAGAAATATTTCTATGCTCAATTACGTCATTTCGTACTGTTCCGTACCATGCAAGTGTTGGGTGCTTATGGCTTCCGTGGTTATTTCGAGAAGAAGCCGCATTTCATCCAAAGCGTCCCCTTCGCTATTGAAAACCTTCGACAGCTATTGCAGGAACCCTATCCCGAATATCCATATCTCTGTCATGTACTGAAAGAACTTACTGAGCTGAAACAATTTACTGACGATCTCCAGAAGCGCCGTCTTGTAGTAAAGGTCACCAGTTTTGCATATAAAAAAGGCATCCCTGAGGATTCAAGTGGCAACGGTGGTGGCTTTGTATTCGACTGTCGTGCCGTAAACAACCCTGGTAAGTACGACCGTTATAAACCCTTCACCGGACTGGATGAACCTGTTATCCGCTTTCTGGAAGACGATGGAGAAATAACCACGTTCCTCGAACATGTATACGGTTTGGTAGACGCTTCCGTGAAACGATATATGGAACGTGGATTTACGAACCTTTCCATTTGTTTCGGATGCACAGGCGGACAACACCGTTCGGTTTATTCAGCACAACACCTTGCAGAACATCTGAACCGGAAATTTGGAGTACAGGTAAATCTGATGCATCGGGAACAGAACATTGAACAGACATTTAAGGCGAAAAACTAAAGGCTATCTCCTAATAACCCGCTCCGTATCCGGTCCGTACCAACTCCGTAACCGCTCCGTACCTATACGAACAGCCTTTATACGAAGATAGTACGGAGTTGATACGGAGATGGTACGGAGATTATGCAGAGATAGTACGGAGTTGGGGCATAAATCTCCTTCTTTTTCAATCCGCTTATGAAATTTACATTTAAAATCTTAACTCAATTTATCAATAGCTCAAGAATTTAAAACAATGAAAGCAATGATATTCGCCGCAGGCCTCGGCACCCGCCTGCGCCCACTGACAGACAATATGCCCAAGGCACTTGTCCCCGTAGCAGGAAAAACGATGCTGGAGCGTGTCATCTTAAAGCTAAAAGATGCTGGTTTCCATGATATTACCATAAACATCCATCATTTTGGAAGTCAGATTATAGACTTCCTCCGTGCAAACCAGAACTTCGGTGTAGATATTCATATCAGTGACGAACGGGACGAACTGCTGGATACCGGTGGTGGTATCAAAAAAGCTCGTCCTCTGCTGGAGAGCAACGAGCCTTTCCTTATACATAATGCTGATATCCTGACGGATCTGGATCTCAATGCTTTCTACCACCATCATCTGGAAAGTGAGTCAGATGCCACTCTGCTCACTAATCACCGGAAAACATCCCGTTACCTATTGATGGATCAAGATAATCGCCTTTGTGGTTGGACGAATCTTTCTACAGGCGAAGTACTCCCCAAAGAACTCGATTATCCCAGCGATCATTATCAGTTGCAAGCCTTTGGTTGCGTCCATGTTCTTTCTCCCTCTATTTTCCGCTATATAGAAGGTGAACGCTGGAGAGGGAAATTCTCCATTATCCCGTTTTATGTGGATATCTGTCCGAAAGCACGCATTCAGGGATTTCCTATAGACAGCGAAAACTGGTTTGATGTGGGCAAACCAGAGACACTTGCAAAGGCGGAAGCCTATTATGCGTCTTTATAAAATAGGAGTCATCTTCATCAACCGCCCTTGGGCATCAAATAAGTATTCGTAATTGAAGGAACCGTAAATACGATACTTCCAAGGGGCACTTTTCTCAAAACGGCGACTATCATCCAGGATGGTCGCCTGATATTCGGTTTCCAATTCATGAATGAACTCTTTGAATTCCGGATCTTGATATCTATAAGCGGGAATAATTATACATATATCGGGATATTGTTCTCGCAGATTTTTGATTTCTGCACGAACGGCATCTTTTTCATCGGGCTTCAGAAAGAAGAGTAAACATACAGGATGTCCCTGCCCTGCAATGTCCGAAAAGAGCAAACTGTCTTTCTCTGCATACTCCACTTGTTTGAAGTCAATAAAACGATCTCCCGGCTTCAAGCTACGAGTAGCATCCAGCATCCGTTTCAGTCCTATCAACACAGATGT from Bacteroides sp. MSB163 includes:
- a CDS encoding HlyD family secretion protein, with protein sequence MELSKKSISIAFVIILAITILVSLLGMLLMSHQPLVLQGQIETTEIRISGKLPGRIDSFLVREGDWVKAGDTLVVINSPTIEAKYRQVNALEQVAQEQNKKIDAGTRRQIIATAGQLWNKTKSDLTLAQTTYQRILTLYKDSVVTSQRKDEVEAMYRAAQAAERAAYEQYQMAVDGAQSEDRASARSMVDAARSTVDEVSALLVDSRLTAPEDGQIATIFPKRGELVAPGTPIMNLVVMNDAHVVLNIREDLMPQFKMDGTFRAEVPAIGKKDVEFRIYYISPLGSFATWKSTKQTGSYDMQTFEIHARPTQKVEGLRPGMSVLLTIDD
- a CDS encoding ABC transporter permease; protein product: MKYPLYNVLCRELRRMTSRRLYFGVCLVLPLFCLFFMATIFGSGQMENIPIGIVDQDNTATSRQIVRNISAVPTFKVTRHFTDETAARQAVQRKEIYGYLSIPTGFTQRATTGMDATLSYYYHYALLSVGSELMAAFETALAPVALSPIAMEAVSLGVSQEQIITFLLPMQSSMHPLYNPDLDYSIYLSQPFFYVLFQILVLLITVYIIGSELKFHTAQEWLTTARGNILTAVVGKLLPYTFIFSVIGILANYILYGVLHIPFHGSLLMMNLMTILFIIATQALAVFIFSIFPRIAYIISIVSMVGSLGATLSGVTFPVTSMYPPVHAASYLFPVRHFTEIAQSMLYFDSGFGYYWQSAAILWLFPLVALLILPRLKHWILKDKEELSICENETPLPRIHNTSHNSIATVIFREWRSISTNAAILLVLMGGIFAYGLLYNLMYAPNLVRKTPVAIVDNSHSALSREYIRLLNATPQASVYALTPNYLEAKEWLKQSKVDGILYLPADFDARVGRGEQSVFTVYASTDAFLNFKNLQEASSRVMLAVNDAHRAEGAVFLPPQGLLAVASSAPVNVSGTALYNYTEGYGSYLIPAVMIIIIFQTLLMVIGMVTGEEAERKRLPTTSPYGYLPPLNSPVSRGRTTSRKEENSDSSAWRQALYNVSGRTFVYVMLYFIFALFLLGLLPHFFSIPNIGNGRNIITMMIPFLLGTSFFGLAASRYFTDSEAPLLMIAFFSVGYIFLSGVSYPLELMPWYWQAAHYVVPAAPAVLAFVKLNSMGGTLADIRPEMITLWIQVIVYFLLSLWVFKKKVFYFRH
- a CDS encoding cob(I)yrinic acid a,c-diamide adenosyltransferase yields the protein MRKIYTRTGDKGMTGIHGGERVPKDDIRIEANGCIDELNTVIGIVRSLLPVDDVWQELLHDIQRELMVVMSHVATPSALRDADPERPGSGNPNPLHAAEMTVQCEQAMDVMMLRLEDNGYFLLPGGTQISAQLQFARAVARRAERRLWTLNREDSVPEDILRFINRLSDLFFVMARMEMQRQGWDEERWQAFAYKRKRKQT
- a CDS encoding cobyrinate a,c-diamide synthase, translating into MIRNIPQFLIAAPTSGTGKTTVSRLLMTLLTQKKLRVQPYKCGPDYIDTKYHEKACGIPSYNLDLFMASGHHVRKVYNHHTVDADVCIVEGMMGMFDGYDRNKGSSAEIAKVLRLPVVLVVSAKAAAYSLAAMIKGYMDFDPQVEVAGVIFNQVGGDRHEEMLREICEDLNILCFGCLRKYDVLKEESRHLGLDFSRKEKGSITQTMMKELEHQLDIELLLEVTRRSVNVPDKPERRKRPLANMNIWIARNEESFSFIYAEHLEWLNGLGKVTYFDPEDNSVVLPDDVEVLYLPGGYPENRVRQLSAATNVMNSIKDYIERGGYTLAECGGMMYLTSVLITGTDTRMEYNMADVLPVKVSAFKGDMRLSLGYRSFELRGMRIRGHEFHYSQVVEADEELTSAAQVYNAKGQPVNTPVYHYKNLIASYTHLYWGETGFMGLFESAPGDPVLF
- a CDS encoding nucleotidyltransferase family protein, with protein sequence MKAMIFAAGLGTRLRPLTDNMPKALVPVAGKTMLERVILKLKDAGFHDITINIHHFGSQIIDFLRANQNFGVDIHISDERDELLDTGGGIKKARPLLESNEPFLIHNADILTDLDLNAFYHHHLESESDATLLTNHRKTSRYLLMDQDNRLCGWTNLSTGEVLPKELDYPSDHYQLQAFGCVHVLSPSIFRYIEGERWRGKFSIIPFYVDICPKARIQGFPIDSENWFDVGKPETLAKAEAYYASL
- a CDS encoding RapZ C-terminal domain-containing protein, with protein sequence MITEELKKLYCTYTGHEPEAIEELPSSGSNRRYFRLTGPPTLIGVSGTSLEENQAFLYMADHFRKKGLPVPQVVAKSDNDAFYLQEDLGDTLLFNAIEKGRKTSVFDEEEKQLLRKTMRLLPAVQFSGADGMDFSYCYPQSEFNSRSILWDLNYFKYCFLKATGMEFQEDRLEDDFQKMADVLMRSSSATFMYRDFQSRNVMIKEGEPWLIDFQGGRKGPVYYDVASFLWQAKANYPESLRKELLKEYLDSLCKYQPVDEKYFYAQLRHFVLFRTMQVLGAYGFRGYFEKKPHFIQSVPFAIENLRQLLQEPYPEYPYLCHVLKELTELKQFTDDLQKRRLVVKVTSFAYKKGIPEDSSGNGGGFVFDCRAVNNPGKYDRYKPFTGLDEPVIRFLEDDGEITTFLEHVYGLVDASVKRYMERGFTNLSICFGCTGGQHRSVYSAQHLAEHLNRKFGVQVNLMHREQNIEQTFKAKN